A DNA window from Mucilaginibacter xinganensis contains the following coding sequences:
- the pfkA gene encoding 6-phosphofructokinase — MTQIKNIGLYTSGGDSPGMNAAIRAVVRSAIYYGIEVTGIRRGYEGMIKGDLFPMDRKSVSNIIQRGGTILKTARSEQFRTPEGRKQAYEQLKKHNVDALVAIGGDGTFRGAKAFSEEFDIPVIGLPGTIDNDLCGTDFTIGYDTAINTVIDAVDKIRDTAESHDRLFIVEVMGRDSGLIALRTGIAAGAETILIPESPTDINAVFDKLEKGRKDKSSKIIMLAENGEAGDAFEIGRQIKEKFPNYDTRVSVLGHIQRGGRPSCMDRVLASRVGVAAVEALIAGHRNEMIGLIHNEIAYTPFEHATKHIAEINPDFLKIVEILAI, encoded by the coding sequence ATGACGCAAATAAAAAACATAGGACTTTATACTTCGGGCGGAGATTCGCCGGGGATGAATGCTGCCATAAGGGCGGTTGTACGGTCGGCTATTTATTATGGCATTGAAGTAACCGGCATTCGCCGGGGTTATGAGGGAATGATAAAGGGAGACCTTTTCCCGATGGACCGGAAATCTGTTTCAAATATTATACAGCGGGGGGGTACCATATTAAAAACTGCCCGCAGCGAACAGTTCAGAACACCCGAAGGCCGTAAACAGGCTTACGAACAGTTAAAAAAACATAATGTCGACGCCCTTGTTGCCATCGGCGGCGACGGTACTTTCAGGGGTGCGAAAGCATTCAGCGAAGAGTTTGACATCCCGGTTATCGGCTTGCCCGGCACTATCGATAATGACCTTTGCGGCACTGATTTTACCATTGGTTATGACACTGCAATTAATACAGTAATTGATGCGGTTGATAAGATCAGGGATACGGCAGAATCGCATGACAGGCTTTTTATTGTGGAAGTAATGGGCCGTGATTCAGGCCTGATAGCTTTACGCACTGGAATTGCCGCAGGTGCCGAAACGATATTGATCCCTGAAAGCCCAACCGACATTAATGCCGTATTTGATAAACTGGAAAAGGGCCGTAAAGACAAATCATCAAAAATAATTATGCTTGCCGAAAATGGTGAAGCAGGCGATGCGTTTGAAATAGGGCGCCAGATAAAAGAAAAGTTCCCTAATTATGATACCCGCGTATCGGTATTAGGGCATATTCAGCGTGGCGGAAGGCCGTCGTGTATGGACCGTGTACTTGCGAGCCGTGTTGGTGTTGCTGCTGTTGAAGCTTTAATTGCCGGTCACCGGAACGAAATGATAGGGCTGATCCACAACGAAATTGCCTATACACCGTTTGAACATGCCACTAAGCACATTGCTGAAATTAATCCCGATTTTTTGAAGATTGTGGAGATTTTAGCAATATAA
- a CDS encoding protein-disulfide reductase DsbD family protein, whose amino-acid sequence MRAFKSRSAKTGLFLLFTIVAFFFAGLSPANALQNKKADTAVSANDVQFTEIPTAADSAAAFRKKQAQLKKARPAIAPVAVGEKNQTLWAIFIAGFLGGLLAITMPCIYPLLPLTVSFFTKKSGSRSKGILHSLLYGISIIVIYVSLGLVITLIFGPDALNALATNGIFNLFFFLLLVTFGVSFLGAFEINLPSSLANKLDANSDKGGLVGIFFMAATLVVVSFSCTGPLVGSLLAAAATKGDRLGPAVGMFGFSLALALPFTLFALFPSALKSLPKSGGWLNSIKVVLGFLELAFALKFLSNVDLAYHWNWFDREIFLSAWIAIGLLMGLYLIGKIKFSHDDDLPHLSVPRTFIAIGVFAFVFYMIPGLWGAPLKIISGFLPPPATQDFDLSRSMGSGSAAPVQNVSIKEKKYEDLFKRGKHAGLNEWYDYEQALQVSKELKKPILIDFTGWNCANCRRMENEVWPDAGVRKRMQNDFVLLELYVDEKGSLPAAEFYNSSFSGKQVTTIGGKNSDFETVKFNTNSQPFYVITDSDGKVLVTPQGANFSVDNYIKYLDSGIAAYKQSK is encoded by the coding sequence ATGAGAGCATTTAAAAGCCGTTCTGCAAAAACCGGGTTGTTTTTGTTATTTACCATTGTTGCATTCTTTTTTGCCGGTTTAAGCCCGGCAAATGCTTTGCAAAATAAAAAGGCTGACACCGCAGTATCAGCAAACGATGTTCAGTTTACTGAAATTCCTACGGCAGCCGACAGCGCAGCAGCGTTTCGAAAAAAGCAGGCCCAATTAAAAAAAGCACGGCCAGCCATTGCTCCTGTTGCTGTCGGTGAAAAAAACCAAACACTTTGGGCGATATTTATAGCGGGCTTCCTTGGGGGGTTATTGGCCATTACCATGCCTTGCATCTATCCTTTGCTTCCGTTAACCGTTAGCTTTTTTACCAAAAAATCAGGCTCCCGGTCTAAGGGGATTTTGCATTCCCTTCTATACGGCATCTCCATTATTGTTATTTACGTATCACTTGGTCTTGTCATCACGTTAATTTTTGGCCCTGATGCGCTGAACGCACTGGCAACGAACGGGATATTTAATCTGTTCTTCTTCCTGCTGCTGGTTACATTCGGCGTTTCGTTTTTAGGCGCGTTTGAAATTAACCTCCCCAGTTCACTCGCCAATAAGCTGGATGCGAATTCAGACAAAGGGGGCCTTGTAGGCATCTTCTTCATGGCTGCAACATTGGTTGTGGTATCGTTTTCATGTACCGGACCGCTGGTTGGCAGCCTGTTAGCGGCTGCTGCAACAAAAGGCGACCGCCTTGGCCCGGCTGTAGGGATGTTCGGTTTTTCGCTTGCGCTTGCACTGCCATTTACGCTTTTTGCTTTGTTTCCTTCAGCGTTAAAAAGCTTGCCAAAGTCGGGTGGATGGCTCAACAGCATTAAAGTTGTGTTAGGTTTTCTTGAACTTGCATTTGCGCTTAAATTTCTATCAAACGTTGACCTGGCCTATCACTGGAACTGGTTTGACCGCGAGATATTTTTATCGGCTTGGATCGCTATTGGTTTATTGATGGGCCTATATTTAATAGGCAAGATCAAATTTTCACATGATGACGATCTTCCACACCTTTCAGTGCCTCGTACGTTTATAGCTATAGGCGTTTTTGCTTTTGTTTTTTACATGATTCCCGGATTATGGGGTGCCCCGCTTAAGATAATCAGCGGATTTTTACCGCCGCCCGCCACGCAGGATTTTGATTTATCAAGATCGATGGGGTCAGGATCGGCTGCGCCGGTTCAAAATGTATCTATAAAAGAAAAAAAATATGAGGACTTGTTTAAACGCGGCAAACACGCCGGTTTAAATGAATGGTATGATTACGAGCAGGCACTGCAGGTTTCGAAAGAATTAAAGAAACCTATTTTGATAGATTTTACCGGCTGGAACTGTGCCAATTGCCGCAGAATGGAAAACGAAGTTTGGCCAGACGCGGGTGTACGCAAACGGATGCAGAATGACTTTGTGCTGCTTGAGCTTTATGTTGATGAAAAAGGATCGCTTCCGGCTGCTGAGTTTTATAACTCCTCTTTCAGCGGGAAACAGGTTACTACCATCGGCGGCAAAAACAGCGATTTTGAAACGGTAAAATTCAACACCAATTCGCAGCCGTTTTATGTAATAACAGATAGTGATGGCAAGGTACTCGTTACACCGCAGGGAGCGAATTTTAGTGTTGATAATTATATTAAATACTTAGATAGCGGAATAGCTGCTTATAAACAGTCAAAATAA
- a CDS encoding protein-disulfide reductase DsbD domain-containing protein, translating to MKKILLAAVALVLSFGAKAQIESHVKWSYAAKRISATEAVVFLKATIDDKWHIYGLDVKDGGPIKTSFTFAASKDYSPIGKPVQPAPIKKYESTFKMDVTYFEKSVIFQQKIKLKSANASVIKGQLEYMTCNDQKCLPPEDIDFSIPLGK from the coding sequence ATGAAAAAAATCCTATTGGCAGCGGTTGCCCTGGTTTTAAGCTTTGGCGCCAAGGCGCAGATAGAATCGCACGTAAAATGGTCTTACGCCGCAAAAAGGATCAGCGCTACCGAAGCGGTGGTTTTTTTAAAGGCAACTATTGATGATAAATGGCACATTTACGGGCTTGACGTGAAAGATGGCGGTCCTATTAAGACCTCGTTTACTTTCGCTGCTTCAAAAGACTACAGCCCGATTGGCAAACCGGTACAACCGGCTCCGATAAAAAAATATGAGTCCACCTTTAAAATGGACGTTACCTATTTTGAAAAATCGGTAATTTTCCAGCAAAAAATCAAGCTAAAATCGGCCAATGCATCGGTAATTAAGGGCCAGCTGGAATACATGACCTGTAACGATCAGAAATGCCTTCCGCCGGAGGATATTGATTTTTCTATTCCATTAGGTAAATAA